AGTCCCCCGTCGCGCCCGGCTGGCCGCGCCTGAGCCACCTCGGTCCGGCCACCTGGAAGACCTTCCGCATCGGCGTGCCCGCCTCCATCCAGCAGTCCCTGGTGTCGCTGGGCATGGTGATGGTGACCGGCATCGTGAACCGCTTCGGGGAGATCTCCACGGCGGCCTTCGGCGCGGCCTCGCGCATCGATCAGATCGCCTTCATGCCGGCCATCAACTTCGGCATGGCCATCTCGACGCTCGCCGGACAGAACCTGGGGGCGGGCCACCTGCCCCGCGTGCGGCAGATCTTCGCGTGGGGGTGTGCCTTCAGCGGGGCCATCACCCTCGTCATCTCCGCGGCAGCCGTGATCTTCCCGGAGGCGCTCCTGAAGGTGTTCATCACGGATCCCGTCGTCGTCGAGCTGGGGACCTCGTATCTGCACATCGTGGGCGCCTGCTACGTCCTGTTCGGCCTCACCTTCGTGAGCAACGGCATCATCAACGGAGCCGGCTCGACGATGGTCACCACCGTCATCTCCCTGCTCAGCCTCTGGGTGGCCCGGGTGCCCCTGGCCTACGTGCTGTCCCGCCAGATGCACGACGTGAAGGGCGTCTGGTACGCCATCGCCATCAGCTTCTTCGTCTCGCTCGGCTGCAGCATGGCCTACTACTTCTCGGGGCGCTGGAAGAAGGCGGCGGCCCACCACAAGCCGACCGTCCACGAGCAGGCCAAGCCGGACCCCGCCGAGGTCTTCGCCAACGAGGCCGGCGAGGCCTGAGGGTTCAGGGAACCATCAGCGCGGCGAGCTTGGACGCCAGTTCCGCCTCGGCGCGCAGCGCGGCGTCATCCAACTGCTCCGCATGGGTGCGCACCAGGTCCGCCGTCCGCTCCGCCAGCTCCCGGGCCCGGACCTTGTCCCCCGCGTGCCAGGACGTGCACGCCGCCCGGGCACCGAGGACCAGGTTCGTCAGGGCCACCGTCTTGCGCACCGAGTCCTCGGAGTACCACGTGCCGGTGGACGAGAGCGGCTCGCTGCCCTCGTAGCTCGCCGTCAGCAGCGTGGGCGGAGGCGCCTCGCTCCGAGCGGGCGTGAAGGAGAACTCCTCCGACAACATCCGCTGCGCGGGCTGGATGTCCGCTTCCCGGGAGAGGCGCGCGAGGATGGCGCCGCGCCGCCGGGAAAGGAAGACCGTGGGCAGCTCCAGCGAGGCCAGGCTCGCGCCGGGCGCCACCCCGGGAATGCCATACACCGCCTCCACCCGGAAACCCGGGGCGGGAGTGAGCACCATCTTCAGGTCATACGCGATGGGCGTCACCAGGTAGTCGAAGTCCTCGTCGAAGACCGTCCGCGTGCGCTCGGCGCCGCTCAGGTAGAAGGCATTGGCGCCCCGCACGGAGGAGATGGCCGTGACGAAGGACTGATCGAACGCGAGGTTCACCCCGAAGAGCGTCAGGTCGCGGCCCTCGCGGGAGTGGTCGCGCAGCAGATCCATGAAGCCGCCCTCCTGCGTCTGGCCCACGTTGGGCATCGCGTCCGTGAAGAGGAAGACGCGGCGGGAGCGTGACGCATCCAGCTCGCGCGTGGCGAGTTGCTGGTAGCCATCGCGCAGTCCGCACTCGATGCAGGTCGAGCCGTCCACCCGGATGGTGTCGATGGCGCGCAGCAGGGCCTCGCGGTCGCGCACGGGCGTCTGCTTCACCAACACCTGGGAGGTATCATCGAAGATGACCAGCGAGAGGGTGTCGTTCTCGTCCAGCTTCGCCACCAGCCGGCGCGCCGCTTCCTTCACGGCCTCCATCGGCTCGCCCGCCATGGAGCCGGAGTGATCGATGACCAGCGCCGCGTCGAGCGGCTGGCGGCGGAAGGTGGAGGGATCCACGTTGGACGAAAACCCCACCTGCACGAACACCTGCTGGCGGCCCGTGTCGATGGCGGTCGCGATGCCCGTGGCCGAGCGCAGACACAACACCTGCTCACACGGCGGGCCCTCCAGGGGAAGATCATGCTCCGCGTAGAGCCCCTCGGCGGTGAAGTCCTCCGCGTGGGGAATCTGCCCCGCGTCGATCTTCCGCCGCGCCAGCGCGATGTCCTGGATTCCGCCGGGAGTCCCTCCCATGTCCCCAGCGGGAGCGCCGCCACCCCCTCCGGGAGCACCTCCTATGTCCGCGGAACAACCCACCAGCGTCAGTACCGCCAGCCCTGCGATCCACAACCGCCGTGTCTTGCGCATGCGCATACTCCGGGTGAAGGGGTGACCCGGGCGCGAAGCAAGACATGTTCCAGGGATGGGCCCGACGGAGGGCGGCACTTCCCCTCCCCCGAGCCCCGCCTCACCCTGACACCCGTGTCATGCTCCAGGGGGGAACGTCGACGCGGGGGGAGGCGACGACGCCGGCCCTTCAGTGCTCGAACAGGCGGTTGAGTCCGTTGAGCGCCGCCACCCGGTAGGCCTCGGCCATGGTGGGGTAGTTGAAGGTGGTGTTGATGAAGTAGTCGATGGAGTTGCCCGGCCCGTCCTGGGACATGATCGCCTGGCCGATGTGGATGATCTCCGAGGCGTTGTCCCCGAAGCAGTGGATGCCGAGGATCTCCCGCGTGTCGCGGTGGAAGAGCAGCTTGAGCATGCCCACCGTGCGGCCGGTGATTTGCGCGCGCGCCAGGCTCTTGAAGAACGCATGGCCCACTTCGTAGGGCACGCCCTGGCGCGTGAGCTCCTGCTCGGTGCGGCCCAGGCTGCTGATCTCCGGGCTGGTGTAGATGCCGCTGGGGATGTCCTTGACCAGCTTGTGCTCCAGCCGCCCCTCGACGATGTGCGTGGCGGCGAAGCGGCCCTGGTCATACGAGGCGCTCGCCAGCGAGGGAATGCCCACCACGTCGCCCACCGCGTAGATGTGCGGCACCACCGTCTGGTAGGCGTCGTTCACCTGGATGTTGCCGCGCGAGTCCAGTTGGATGCCCAGCGCCTCCAGCCCGATGTCCTGGGTGTTGCCGGTGCGGCCGTTGGCCCACAGGAAGACGTCCGCCCGCAGGCGCTTGCCGCTCTTGAGGTGCAGCACCACCCCATCGTCCCGCGTCTCCACGCGCTCCATCTGCTCCTGGTGGCGGATGAGCACGCCCTGCTCGCGCAGGTGGTAGGACAGCGCGTCGGAGATCTCATCGTCCAGGAAGGACAGGAGCCGCTCGCGCGTGTTCACCAGGTCCACCTTCACGCCCAGTTGCCGGAACATGGACGCGTACTCGCACCCGATGACGCCCGCGCCGTAGATGATCATCGTCATCGGCGTCTCGCGCAGGTTGAAGATGGTGTCCGAGTCGAAGACGCGCGGGTGCTGGAAGTCCAGGTCCGGCGGATGGTAGGGCCGCGAGCCCGTGGCCAGCACGAAGGCCTTGGCGGAGAGCTGCTCGCTCGCGCCCCGGGGCTCGTCCACCTCGAGCGTGTGGGCGTCCAGGAAGCGCGCCCGCCCCACCACCAGCTCCACCCGGTTGCGCTCGTAGAAGGTGGTGCGCAGCTGCACCTGGCGCGACACCACCGTCGACGCCGAGCGCATCATGTCCTTGAACTTCCACTTCTGGCCCAGCTCCACGCGCAGCTCGGGGTGATCCATCTGCACGTCCACGAGGCGTTGGATGGCGTGCCGGAGCGCCTTGGAGGGAATGGTGGCCGTATGGGTACAGGCTCCGCCCACCAGCGGACGCTGCTCCACCACGCACACCCGCTTGCCGGACTTGGCCGCCTTCATGGCCGCGCCCTCCCCGCCGGGGCCCGAGCCGATCACCACGATGTCGAAATGCCGCACGCTCATATTGGCTGGATACTTCTCCACCCCTGGCGCATCGGGAAGAAATCATTCCCGTGCTTGCTAGGATGAGGGCGGAACAGGACGGGGCAAGAGCCCATTCCACCCTCCCGCGAGGAACCCTTCCCCATGCCGTTGCGCTTCAAGAACCTGGATGGCAGTGGTCCCCACCCCATGTCCACCGTCTTCCAGTGGGCGGTGGCGGACAAGGTGGCCGGCAGGCGCCGCAAGAGCGCGGCCACCTGCGCCATGCGCCGCGTGGAGCCGGACCTCGCCGTCCTGGCCGTGCCCCCCGCCCCCGGCGAGGGCGTACGCCTCACCTGGCTGGGCCACGCGAGCTGGCTCGTCCAGCTCGAGGGCGTGTCGCTGCTCATCGATCCCGTGCTGCGCGACAGCATTCCCGGCTTCATCCGCCGCAACGTGCCCCCGGGGGTGGCGACCGGCCAGCTCCCCCCCATCCAGGCCACGCTGGTGTCCCACAACCACTATGATCACCTGGACATGCCCACCGTGCGCCAGGTGGGCGCGCCCGTCATCGGGGGACTCGGCCTGACGCGCTACTTCCAGCGCACCGGCCTGTCCGTCACCGAGCTGGACTGGTGGGGCTCCACGCGCGTGGGCCCCGTCACCGTGCACTTCGTCCCCGCCCAGCACTGGAGCCGCCGCGGCCTCGCGGACGTGAACGAGACGCTCTGGGGCGGCTTCGTCGTGGAGGGCGCCCACACCCGCGTCTACCACTCGGGCGACACCGCCTACTTCGACGGCTTCCGGGAGATCGGCCGGCGCTTTCCCGGCCTCGACGCCGCCCTGCTGCCCATCGGCGCCTATGACCCGGAATGGTTCATGGAGAAGCAGCACATGAACCCCGAGCAGGCGGTGCGGGCCTACGAGGACCTCGGGGCCCGGCGCTTCCTCGCCATGCACTGGGGAACCTTCAAGCTCACCGACGAGCCCCTCGACGAGCCGCCCCGGCGGCTGGACGCCGAGTGGAAGCGGCGCGCGCTCCCGGTGGAGCCCCTGCACGTGCTCGCCGTGGGCGAGAGCCTCACCGTCCCGCCAGGCGCTCCACGACGAGGTTGAGCGGGCCCGGGCGGTGTGCTCAACAGGCGGCCAACATGCTCCTGTCCGCGCTCCTCGCCCTGACGCTCCACCAGACGCCCCTGACCACCGTCGCCGAGCAGAGCGGGTGGCTCCGCACCGGCCGCTACGCCGAGGTGGAGACGCTCTGCCGCGCCTTCCCCAAGCGCTACCCCGGCAAGGTGCGCTGCGACTCCTTCGGCACCACCCCCGAGGGCCGCCCCCTGCTGGTGCTCACCGCGAGCGCGGACGGCACCCTCACCCCCGCCGCCGCGGCGAAGAAGGGCCGCCCCGTCGTCTTCTTCCAGGGCGGCATCCACGCCGGGGAGATCGACGGCAAGGACGCGGGCTTCTGGCTCCTGCGAGACATGCTCGATGGCAAGGCGCTGCCGGGGGTGCTCCAGGGCGTGACGGCCGTCTTCGTGCCCGTCTTCAACGTGGATGGCCACGAGCGCTTCGGCCTCAACAACCGCCCCAACCAGGTGGGCCCCGAACAGATGGGCTGGCGCGTCACCGCGCAGGGCTTCAACCTCAACCGCGACTACGTGAAGGCGGATGCCCCGGAGATGGGTGCCCTGCTCACGCTGCTGCACGCGTGGGATCCCCTCGTCTCCATCGACCTGCACGTCACCGACGGCGCCCAGTTCGAGCACGACGTGAGCGTGCAACTCGAGCCGCAGAAGACGGGCCCCGAGCCGCTCCGGGCTCCCGGCGAGAAGCTGCGCCAGGAGCTCTTCACCGCCCTGGAGGCCCAGGGCCACCTGCCCCTGCCCTTCTACCCCTCGTTCCGCCAGGAGGATGACCCCCGCTCGGGCGTGAGCTACGGCGTGGCGCCGCCGCGCTTCAGCAACGCCTACTGGATGGTGAACCGCCGCTACGGCGTGCTGGTGGAGACCCACTCGTGGAAGCCCTACGCGCACCGCGTGGCCACCACGCGCCACGTGCTGGAGGGGCTCCTGCGGCTCTTCGCCCGGGACGGTCAGGCGCTGATGAAGGCCCGCGCGGCGGTGGACGCCGAGGCCGAGGCCGGCAAGGCGCGCGAGGTCGTGCTCGCCTGGGAGAACACGGACAAGAGCCGCCCCATCGAGTTTCGCGGCTATGCCTATGAGCGCTCGCCCTCCGACCTCTCCCTGCAGCAGTGGATCCGCTACGACTCCACGAAGCCCCAGGTGTGGACCCTTCCCTACTTCGAGGAGATCCGCCCCGCCCTCACCGCCACCCTGCCCGCGGGCGGCTACCTCGTGCCCCCGGCCCACGCGGAGTGGATGGCCCGCAAGCTCACCACCCACGGCCTGCGCTTCCAGCGGCTCGGCCAGGCCCTTCCCCCCACCGGGGTGGAGGTGTTCCGCGCCACCGAGGTCTCCTTCCGCCCCGGCTCCTATGAGGGCCGACAGCCACTGTCCGTGAAGGGCCAGTGGACGAAGGAGACCTGGCCGCTGCCCGCCGGCACGCTCTACGTCCCCGCCGCGCAGAAGAGCGCTCCCCTGCTCGCCCACCTGTTCGAGCCCCTCGCTCCCGACTCGCTCCTCGCCTGGGGCTTCTTCAACAACCACTTCGAGCAGAAGGAGTACATCGAGGACTACGTGGTGGAGCCCTTCGCCCGGGAGCTGCTGGCGAAGGACCCCGCGGTGAAGGCCGCCTGGGAGGAGCGCCTGAAGGACAAGGCCTTCGCCGGCAATGCGCGCGCCCGCCTGCGCTTCTTCGCCGAGCGCCACCCCGCCTGGGACTCGCGGTTCAACCTCTACCCCGTCTTCCGCACGGACACCGCGCCCGCGGTCCCGAATCACGGACGGTGAGAAAGAGCAGAACTTTCTTCTGCCACTCGACGTCGTCCGCCCTGATTGGTTGAATGGCGGGGGCCCTGGCCCGGCTCCCCACCGGAGGACGATGAGCAACGAACGCGACCTGCTCGAGCAGGCCATGGCGATGTTGGAAGCCCAGCGCGCGCTGCTCGGCCACGAGGCCACTGAAGCCGCGCTGACGGCCTTGCGCATCCGGATCGCGGCCCTGGCCTCACACGTCCCGTTCGAGCGCCGGCACGTCACCGTGCTCTTCGGCGATCTGTGCGGCTTCACCGCGATGAGCGAGCGGATGGATCCCGAGGACGTCAGCGAGCTGATGAACCGGCTGTGGGAGCGCGTGGACGGGGCCATCCTCCGCTACGGCGGGCGCATCGACAAGCACATCGGGGATGCCGTCATGGCGCTCTGGGGCACGGAGGGCGCGAGCGAGGACGACGCCGAGCAGGCGCTCCACGCGGCCCTGGACATCCAGGCGCAGCTCGCCTCCTTCCCCGCGGCGCCCCCGGAAGGGCTGCACATGCGCATCGGCATCCACACGGGGCCGGTGCTGCTGGGCGTGGTGGGCACGCGCGGGGAGCTCACGGTGATGGGAGACACCGTCAACACCGCGAGCCGCCTGGAGCAGGCCGCCCCCGTGGACGGCATCCTCATCTCGCACGGCACCTGGCGCCACGTGCACGGGGCCTTCGCGGCCGAGCCCCTGGCGCCCCTGCGCCTCAAGGGCAAGCAGGAGCCCCTGCAGGTGTACCGGGTGACGGCGGCCAAGCCCCGGGCCTTCCTGCGGCGGGGCCGGGGCCTGGACGGAGTCTGGGCCCGGCTGGTGGGACGCGAGCACGAGACGCGCCAGTTGCGCGCGGCGCTCCAGGCGGTGCTCGCGGGCAACGGCTCCCGCCGGGTGACGCTCACGGGCGAGGCGGGCATCGGCAAGTCGCGGCTGCTCGGTGAGTTCGAGACGTGGCTCGAGTCGCTGGACGCGCCCCCCCGCTGTCTCCGGGGACGCGCCAGTCCGGAGATGCGCCGGCACCCCAACGCCCTGCTGCGCGACCTGTTCTCCTTCCACCTCCAGGTGCAGGAGAGCGATCCGCCCAGCGTGGTGCGCGCCCGGCTGGAGGACAGCTTCCACGAGGCGCTCGGCCCCGGGGAGCCGAGCCGCATCCGCGCCCACCTCGCCGGCTCGCTCATCGGCTTCGACTTCAGCAACAGCCCGCACCTCAAGGGCACGCCCATGGACGAGCAGAGCCTCCGGGCCCGGGGCCTGGAGTCGCTCGGCGAGTACTTCCGCGCCCTCTTGCGGCGCGAGCCCATGGTGCTCTTCCTGGAGGACATCCACTGGGCGGACGACAGCGCGTTGGATCTGCTCGAGCGCCTGCACGAGACGCTCGCGCCCGAGCAGCTCCTCGTGGTGTGCACCGCGCGGCCCGAGTTCTTCGAGCGCCGTCCCGGCTGGACCCATGCCCCCTCGCATGTCCGGCTGGAGCTGCGGCCGCTGTCCCCGGACGACAGCCACCGGCTGGTGGCGGAGCTGCTGCGCAAGGTGGAGTCCATCCCCCCGGCGCTCGAGGAGCTCGTCGTCACGCGCGCCGAGGGCAATCCCTTCTACCTGGAGGAGCTCATCCAGATGCTCCTGGAGGAGGGCGTCATCCTCGCCAACAAGGAGCGCTGGCACGTCGAGCCCCACCGGCTCACCGCGCTCAAGGTGCCCCCCACGCTCAGTGGAGTGCTCCAGGCGCGGCTGGACAGCCTGCCCGCGCACGAGCGCGAGGTGCTCCAGCGTGCCTCGGTGGTGGGCCGCGTCTTCTGGGACGAGCCCCTGCAGACCATGGGCGGCGCCCTGCCCGATGGGGTGTCCCTGCACGACACGCTGGCGGCGCTCCAGGAGCGTGAGCTCATCTTCGAGCAGTCCAGCTCCGCCTTCGCCGGGGCGCGCGAGTACACCTTCAAGCACGCCATCGTGCGCGAGGTGGCCTACGACACCGTGCTCAAGCGCGAGCGGCGCGCCTTCCATGGATGGATCGCCGAGTGGCTGCTGGCACGCGGAGGCGAGCGCTCGCGCGAGCACCTGGGACTGCTCGCGGACCATCTGGAGGCCTCCGGCCAGGGCGAGCGCGCGGCGACGTTCCTGCGGCGCGCCGCCGAGGAGGCCCTGTCCCTGTTCGCCCACGCCGAGGCGCGCGCCTTCCTCCAGCGGGCGCTCGCCCTGAGCTCCGAGGACAACGTCGCCGAGCGCTACGCCATCGTGGCGGCGCGCGAGCGCGTCCACGCCATCCAGGGCGAGCGGCGCGAGCAGCGCGTGGACCTGGACAACATGGAGGCGTGGGCCGAGCGGCTCGACGATGATCGGCGGCGGACCGAGGCGGCCCTGCGCCGGGCGCTCTACGCCGTGGAGGTCGGTGAGTTCGCGCTGGGGGAGCAGGCCGTGCAGCGCGCCATCCGGCTGGCCCAGCAGCAGGGGGACATGGCCAGCGAGGCGCTCGCCCGACTGTACTGGGGACGGCTGCTGCGCCACCTCCGGGGAGACTTCGCGAGCGCCCGCGAGCACCTGGAGCGCAGCCTCGCGCTCGCCGAGTCGGCGAGGCTGCCCCAGCTCGAGGTGGAGAGCCTGCTCAACCTCGGCGCCGTCATGCACGAGGAAGGCGACCTGACGGCGAGCCTCCAACCCATCCAGCGCGTCATCCCCTTCTGCCAGTCGATTGGGGACCGCTGGCTGGAGTGCTCGGCGCGGCGCTACCTCGCCTACGTGCGCAAGAGCCTGGGGGACTTCGCCGCGTCCAAGGCCGGCTTCGAGCAGACGCTCCAGTTCAGCCGGGTCATCGGCTACCGGTTCTGGGAGGCCATGGACTACACCAACCTCTCGCGGATCCACTACCACCTGGGTGACCCCACCGGTGCGCTCGAGCTGAGCGAGCAGGGCCTGCGCATCGCCGAGGAGATCGGCAGCCTGCGCTACCAGGGCTACGCGTGGATGAGCCGAGGGCTCGCCCTGGGCGCCCTGGAGCGCCTGTCCGAGGCGCGCGAGGCCTACCAGCGCTCGCGCGACATCCGGGCGCGGATCCGCATGCCCCACCTGGAGCACGAGGCCATGACGGGGCTGGCCGCCGTGGCGCTGATGGGCGGGGAGCTGCACGAGGCCCTCGAGCTCGTCGAGCAGCTCCTGCCCCACCTGGAAGGCATGCACCGGGGCGTGGAGGAGCCCTTCTGGATCTGGCTCACCTGCTTCCGGGTGCTCCGGGCCCACCAGGACGCGCGCGCCCTCCGCCTGTTGGAAGCAGCCCACCAACGGCTCCAGGCCCAGGCCGACAAGCTGCGCGAAGAGGCGCTGCGGCGCTCCTTCCTGGCCATGCCCACCCACCGGACGATCCAGGTGGAGTGGCGCCGACAAAAGGACATACGGGGCGCGCCTGGCCGGGAGCGGCCGCTCCTGGAGACCTCCTAGCTCGCATGACAGAGAGTCCACACGGCGAAGCCACGCGGACGGGGCCGGACAAGATGATGCTCTTGTTCGCGGCGGTGCTCCCGCTGCTGTCCGTGCTGGACGTGCTCATCCTCTCGCACATCAACCTCGAGGCGCTCGGGGTGCGCGTGCTGTGGGCGGTGGAGCTGGCGGCCTGCGCGTTCTGGATGACCCGGCTCTCCGGATGGAGCCGGCGCCTGTTCATCCTGGGCAACAGCGCGATCGGCTCGGTCTTCTATCTGGTCATCGTCGCCTGCACCGGGGGCGTGGACAGCCCCTATGTCTACCTGGTGATGTGCCTGCCCCTGCTGGTGGCCCTCGTCTACGCGGAGGAGGCGGGCGCGGCCATCGTCAGCGGCGTCGTCTGCATGCTGGGCATTGGCGCGCTGGTGGTGCTCACCGGGCACCCTCCGGCCCGGGCCATCACCTGGGCCTCCCTGGTCGCGATGACCAGCTTCTTCGGCGTGACGGGCTCCTCCCAGTTCCGCCGGGCGCTCGAGGCGCGCAACGAGGCCCGTCTGGAGCGCACCCGCCGCGAGGCCGCGGAGAAACTCGCCCGGACGCTGGCGGCTCAAGCCCTGTCCGAGCGGCTCGCCACCGTGGGGCGGCTGGCCGCCAGCGTGATGCACGAAATCAACAACCCGCTGGCCTTCGTCCAAGCCAACCTGCGCTTCCTCCAGGAGGAGTTGCACGCGCAGCCCCTGGCCCCCGGGGCCCGCGCGGAGCTGGAGCAGGTGCTCGCCGAGACGCGCTCGGGCGTGGAGCGCGTCCAGCGGATCGTCCTGGACCTCAAGGGCTTCTCGCGCCGGGACGCGGAGGAGTCCACCACCTGCGCCCTGGCGGACGTGGTGGCGGACGCGGTGCGGCTGGCGGCGGTGCGGCTCAAGCACATCGCCCACGTGAAGGTGGAGATGCCTCCCGAGCTGCCTCCCGTGCTCGCCACGCCCCGGCGGCTCGTCCAGGTGCTGCTCAACCTGCTCGTCAACGCGGGCGACGCCATCGAGGAGTCGGGCCGGGTGTCGGGGGAAATCCTCGTGCGCGGCGAGGTGCGCGGAGAGCGCGTGGTGCTGCTCGTCGAGGACAACGGCCCGGGCTTTCCTCCCGAGGTGCTGTCGCGCCTCTTCGAGAGCTTCTTCACCACCAAGGGCCCGGAGAAGGGCACGGGCCTGGGGCTCGTCATCTCCCGCGAGCTTTTGGAGCACTGTGGCGCGACGCTCACCGCGGAGAACCGGGAAGAGGGCGGCGCCCGCCTGCGCCTCGAATGGCCCGCGCACGGCCAGGCGTCGCGCGACGGCGCCGTCAGCGGGTAGGAGCGAGAAGGGCGGGCGCCGGGCAATGCCCGCTCACGGACGCGAGGGCAGCGGCGCTGCGGGCTTGTCGATGTCGAGCTGGAAGCGGTAGCCCGCGTCCCGGACATAGACGCTGTTGCCCTGGAGCGACTCGACGGGGGTGATGTCGCCCTGGGCGTCGAGCGCGCCCACGCGCACGTAGCGGGAGTCCTGGTTCACCCGGCGGGCCAGGCGCACGAGCCAGCTCGCCGCCGGACTCACCTCCTCCGTCAAACGCAGCTCATGGCGCTCCACGTCCCGCCCGGCCGCGTCGAAGACCCGGAGCGTCACCGTGCTGCCCGCGCGCAGTTCCTCACGCGCCCGCACCGGCTCGGCTTCCTTCCACTCGGAGGCCGCGAGCGTGGTGCCGATCTCCACGTCCACGCAGGCATAGAAGGCCTCCGGGCTGTCGGAGCGCTGCCAGATGTTGTAGATGACGTGCCGGCCCGTCTTCCCCGTGGGGAAGGGGCAGTTCAACGTGTAGCGGTTGTTCTGCAGGGGCGTGCTGCCCACGGTGCAGAAGGGCGTCGCCTCCAGGTCCGACCACTTGAGCGGCTGCGAGGGATTGTAGCCCTGCCTGGTGATGAAGAATTGGAAGCTACGGGCGGCGTGGGGGGCCGTCGCGTGGTAGACGAAATCGAAGCGGCCCTGGGCATTGGGCGCGATGCGCTTGGCCGGCCAGTCCGACCGCGCGAGATCCAACCCCTTGTGTGATTCATTGGCCGCGCTGCACAGCTTCCCATCCGGGATGAGGGCGCGGTGCTGGCCATTGGCATTGCCCTGCCGGACACCATTCCAATCATAGAAGGCCTGGGTGCCGCCGTAGGCGATGGCGGCCTTGCACGCGGCGGACTGGGGCGTCTCCGGGCCCTCCTTGTAACAGTTGTACACGCGGCTGATGGGAATCTCGATGGAGCCGTGTGCGAGGGATTGCCCGGCGGACAGCGCGGACACCAGGGCGAGGGACGGCGCCAGCATGGACTTGAGCATGAGGACGAACTCCTGTTCCGACAGGGGGACGGACCCGGGATTCACCGCGTTCGCGCGGAGTACGGGTATGGAGTTCATCGCGTGATTATTCGGGTCATCTCGGGAGCCAGAAAAAGGACCGGGGCCGGGAACCGCTGACGGATCAGCGGCGCCCGGCCCCGGTTGGCTCATCCCCGGCGGGCCTCAGCTCAGGGCCCGCCGGGGGAGTGACTCAGCCCGGCCTCGGCTGGCAGCCGCAGACGCTCTCGTTGCAGATCGTGTTGGACGGGCAGGTGCCACCGCAGTTGGGCTTGCAGACGCAGGCGCAGGCGTTGGCGTCGGCCTGGTAGTTCGCGCCGCAGTTGAGCGCCCCCGTGTCACAGACACAACCACACTTCGCCGCGTCGAACTTGAAGCCCGGCGAGCAGGTGGCCGACTGCACGCAGGAGCACGCGCACGTGCTCTGGTCGCACGTCTGGAAGCTGCCGCAGGCGCCCGCGCAGTCCGTGCCGCAGGACCAGCTGCACACGTCCCGGTTGGTGTTGCACACCTGGCCGGGCGCGCCGCCACCACCGCAATCCGCGGGGCACTCGCACACGTTCGACTGCCGGTTGCACACGAGCTTGCCGTCGCAGAAGTCCGCCTCGGTGGAGTCATACTTCGCGTCGCCGAAGCAGGGCGGCTGGTTGCCGTTAGGATTGGTCGTCAGGTCGCTCCAGTAACGGTAGGAGATGGCGGCCTGGGTGTTGCCCGTCTCGGGCGGACGGCACGCACCGTAGAAGGACAGGGCCTGGCTGCGGCCGTCCACGTCGAAGCCATCCGTGCGGCTGCGCGGCAGGTCGCTCGGGTTGCACTTCGAGGCGTCACGCACCTTCGCCAGCGCCACGCGCACGGACGCACCGATGGGCGGCTTGAGGGTCTTGTAACCCGCGGAGCCGATCACGCTGTCCATGATGCTGTTGATGGCCGTCTGGATGCCCGTCGCGGTGCGGATGCTGCCCACGATGCCCCCCAGATCCTGGATGGCATTCTTGTGGACCGGGTTGAGGTGATCCTC
The window above is part of the Cystobacter ferrugineus genome. Proteins encoded here:
- a CDS encoding vWA domain-containing protein, with the translated sequence MRKTRRLWIAGLAVLTLVGCSADIGGAPGGGGGAPAGDMGGTPGGIQDIALARRKIDAGQIPHAEDFTAEGLYAEHDLPLEGPPCEQVLCLRSATGIATAIDTGRQQVFVQVGFSSNVDPSTFRRQPLDAALVIDHSGSMAGEPMEAVKEAARRLVAKLDENDTLSLVIFDDTSQVLVKQTPVRDREALLRAIDTIRVDGSTCIECGLRDGYQQLATRELDASRSRRVFLFTDAMPNVGQTQEGGFMDLLRDHSREGRDLTLFGVNLAFDQSFVTAISSVRGANAFYLSGAERTRTVFDEDFDYLVTPIAYDLKMVLTPAPGFRVEAVYGIPGVAPGASLASLELPTVFLSRRRGAILARLSREADIQPAQRMLSEEFSFTPARSEAPPPTLLTASYEGSEPLSSTGTWYSEDSVRKTVALTNLVLGARAACTSWHAGDKVRARELAERTADLVRTHAEQLDDAALRAEAELASKLAALMVP
- a CDS encoding MBL fold metallo-hydrolase, with amino-acid sequence MPLRFKNLDGSGPHPMSTVFQWAVADKVAGRRRKSAATCAMRRVEPDLAVLAVPPAPGEGVRLTWLGHASWLVQLEGVSLLIDPVLRDSIPGFIRRNVPPGVATGQLPPIQATLVSHNHYDHLDMPTVRQVGAPVIGGLGLTRYFQRTGLSVTELDWWGSTRVGPVTVHFVPAQHWSRRGLADVNETLWGGFVVEGAHTRVYHSGDTAYFDGFREIGRRFPGLDAALLPIGAYDPEWFMEKQHMNPEQAVRAYEDLGARRFLAMHWGTFKLTDEPLDEPPRRLDAEWKRRALPVEPLHVLAVGESLTVPPGAPRRG
- a CDS encoding MATE family efflux transporter; this encodes MNPKFGTDLTTGSIPRHIVTFSLPMLIGSLLQTAYSFINAIWVGQFLGTGALATVTVSFPVVFTLFGIGMGMTLATNILVSQSYGARRFDELRRVVDSSTVLILGLGILLTLLGELFTPHILRAMDTPEDIFQPSVDYLRIFLLSLPFSFGMFALRSMLQGMGDSKTPLYFQFVSVVLTTVLDPLLIFGHLGLPRLGLNGTAWATIVSQVLVLAVLVVWLHRQKSPVAPGWPRLSHLGPATWKTFRIGVPASIQQSLVSLGMVMVTGIVNRFGEISTAAFGAASRIDQIAFMPAINFGMAISTLAGQNLGAGHLPRVRQIFAWGCAFSGAITLVISAAAVIFPEALLKVFITDPVVVELGTSYLHIVGACYVLFGLTFVSNGIINGAGSTMVTTVISLLSLWVARVPLAYVLSRQMHDVKGVWYAIAISFFVSLGCSMAYYFSGRWKKAAAHHKPTVHEQAKPDPAEVFANEAGEA
- a CDS encoding M14 family metallopeptidase → MLLSALLALTLHQTPLTTVAEQSGWLRTGRYAEVETLCRAFPKRYPGKVRCDSFGTTPEGRPLLVLTASADGTLTPAAAAKKGRPVVFFQGGIHAGEIDGKDAGFWLLRDMLDGKALPGVLQGVTAVFVPVFNVDGHERFGLNNRPNQVGPEQMGWRVTAQGFNLNRDYVKADAPEMGALLTLLHAWDPLVSIDLHVTDGAQFEHDVSVQLEPQKTGPEPLRAPGEKLRQELFTALEAQGHLPLPFYPSFRQEDDPRSGVSYGVAPPRFSNAYWMVNRRYGVLVETHSWKPYAHRVATTRHVLEGLLRLFARDGQALMKARAAVDAEAEAGKAREVVLAWENTDKSRPIEFRGYAYERSPSDLSLQQWIRYDSTKPQVWTLPYFEEIRPALTATLPAGGYLVPPAHAEWMARKLTTHGLRFQRLGQALPPTGVEVFRATEVSFRPGSYEGRQPLSVKGQWTKETWPLPAGTLYVPAAQKSAPLLAHLFEPLAPDSLLAWGFFNNHFEQKEYIEDYVVEPFARELLAKDPAVKAAWEERLKDKAFAGNARARLRFFAERHPAWDSRFNLYPVFRTDTAPAVPNHGR
- the sthA gene encoding Si-specific NAD(P)(+) transhydrogenase, which produces MSVRHFDIVVIGSGPGGEGAAMKAAKSGKRVCVVEQRPLVGGACTHTATIPSKALRHAIQRLVDVQMDHPELRVELGQKWKFKDMMRSASTVVSRQVQLRTTFYERNRVELVVGRARFLDAHTLEVDEPRGASEQLSAKAFVLATGSRPYHPPDLDFQHPRVFDSDTIFNLRETPMTMIIYGAGVIGCEYASMFRQLGVKVDLVNTRERLLSFLDDEISDALSYHLREQGVLIRHQEQMERVETRDDGVVLHLKSGKRLRADVFLWANGRTGNTQDIGLEALGIQLDSRGNIQVNDAYQTVVPHIYAVGDVVGIPSLASASYDQGRFAATHIVEGRLEHKLVKDIPSGIYTSPEISSLGRTEQELTRQGVPYEVGHAFFKSLARAQITGRTVGMLKLLFHRDTREILGIHCFGDNASEIIHIGQAIMSQDGPGNSIDYFINTTFNYPTMAEAYRVAALNGLNRLFEH